From one Paramormyrops kingsleyae isolate MSU_618 chromosome 1, PKINGS_0.4, whole genome shotgun sequence genomic stretch:
- the LOC111834603 gene encoding uncharacterized protein yields the protein MESPEARKNLGSFPLVKLHRTIPERSFLPADEAEVRQKMKQTFKHRQELVHNPERSTNVFKTFPRFLDVKGLVNQDFVLLFNAETSAKLLEQWETAFKQKVIKEAKSHTLTAELQSHISAAENQHSENGWDSDMSSILLLLHLLPPSAGRKKVKISPLDAVDRLVQYHKSCTSIEEHLSGREGHQPYLLAVGRVKKRIDNFYVVVDKQLIPCAGTSSLSAIDELFKAHYVFNLTYEESLANVYTFLQTTVYNIDIGITSASPRVRELRVKLLNNV from the exons ATCTTTTTTACCTGCCGATGAAGCTGAAGTTAGGCAAAAGATGAAGCAAACCTTTAAGCATCGGCAAGAGCTTGTTCACAACCCAGAAAGGTCAACCAACGTCTTTAAAACCTTTCCAAGATTTTTAGACGTAAAAGGTCTG GTAAATCAAGACTTTGTTTTGCTGTTCAATGCTGAAACATCCGCAAAATTGCTTGAGCAGTGGGAGACAGCATTCAAGCAGAAAGTCATCAAAGAAGCAAAGTCTCACACTTTGACAGCAGAACTACAAAGTCACATCAGTGCAGCAGAGAACCAACACTCTGAAAATG GCTGGGACAGTGACATGTCCTCTATCTTGTTGCTGTTGCACTTGCTACCACCTTCTGCAGGGAGaaagaaagtaaaaataagTCCACTAGATGCTGTTGACAGACTTGTACAGTATCATAAG TCCTGTACCAGCATTGAAGAACACCTCAGCGGGAGAGAAGGTCACCAACCATACCTACTTGCAGTAGGAAGAGTAAAGAAGAGGATAGACAATTTTTATGTGGTTGTCGACAAGCAGCTCATCCCTTGTGCAGGAACCAGCTCCCTGAGTGCCATCGATGAACTGTTCAAAGCCCATTACGTCTTTAACCTCACGTATGAAGAATCTCTTGCAAACGTCTACACCTTTCTTCAGACAACAGTCTATAATATTGACATAGGTATAACAAGTGCGTCACCAAGAGTAAGAGAACTACGTGTGAAATTGTTGAACAATGTTTAA